A window of Phycobacter azelaicus contains these coding sequences:
- a CDS encoding alpha/beta hydrolase family protein yields the protein MREQIALVGLAASVAAGSAVAENRIDRIRPDAPELAAFGTYPIGVQTLEFVNPGQNDILNTTNESQPLYDRPITVEVWYPAAPGTPEGGTYETVLRDGSTPTTLHGRAARAADPATGERFPLVVISHGYPGNRFLMSHLGENLASKGYVTVSIDHTDSTYSDQGAFGSTLLNRPLDQKFVIDQMAALEGPLGEITDTSQTGVIGYSMGGYGALVFAGAGVTEASTEYSWGTPAGLLKRNMAGTESHAALMDDRVKAVISIGPWGMNTGFWDAAGLAGVEKPVLMMAGSVDDVSKYPAMRQIFEGMVNTNRHLLTFEAANHNAAAPMPAPIESWAPSDTLDFIPFEHYADPVWDTNRMNNITQHFASAYMDLHLKGDAEKAAYLDLIERAADGVIDVNDEGKEQAGHSYWKGFAPRTAQGLTFETLSKGE from the coding sequence ATGCGCGAACAGATTGCATTGGTGGGCCTTGCCGCCTCCGTGGCCGCTGGCTCGGCAGTAGCGGAAAATCGGATCGACCGCATTCGCCCAGACGCACCGGAACTGGCGGCCTTTGGCACCTACCCCATCGGCGTTCAAACGCTGGAGTTCGTGAACCCCGGTCAGAACGATATTCTGAACACCACAAACGAAAGTCAGCCGCTGTATGATCGCCCGATCACGGTCGAGGTCTGGTATCCTGCGGCCCCTGGCACCCCTGAGGGCGGCACTTATGAAACTGTGCTGCGCGATGGCAGCACCCCGACAACTCTGCACGGCCGTGCAGCCCGTGCAGCCGATCCGGCCACTGGAGAGCGCTTTCCCCTGGTGGTGATCTCGCACGGCTATCCCGGCAACCGTTTCCTGATGTCACACCTGGGCGAGAATCTGGCCTCCAAGGGCTACGTCACAGTCTCCATCGACCACACCGACAGCACCTATTCGGATCAGGGTGCCTTTGGATCAACCCTTCTGAACCGCCCCTTGGATCAGAAGTTCGTCATTGACCAGATGGCGGCGCTCGAGGGCCCCCTGGGCGAGATCACAGACACCTCTCAAACCGGGGTGATCGGGTATTCCATGGGCGGCTATGGCGCGCTGGTTTTTGCCGGCGCCGGAGTGACCGAAGCCTCCACAGAGTACAGCTGGGGCACGCCTGCGGGTCTGCTGAAGCGCAACATGGCCGGGACCGAAAGCCACGCAGCGCTGATGGATGACCGTGTCAAGGCGGTGATTTCGATCGGTCCCTGGGGCATGAACACAGGTTTCTGGGATGCAGCCGGTCTCGCGGGCGTTGAAAAACCCGTCCTGATGATGGCAGGCAGCGTGGACGATGTGTCGAAATATCCGGCCATGCGTCAAATATTTGAAGGGATGGTCAACACCAACCGTCACCTTTTGACCTTTGAAGCGGCCAATCACAATGCCGCCGCCCCGATGCCCGCCCCGATCGAGAGCTGGGCACCATCGGATACGCTCGATTTCATACCCTTCGAACACTACGCGGATCCGGTCTGGGACACCAACAGGATGAACAATATCACCCAGCATTTCGCCTCCGCCTATATGGATCTGCACCTCAAGGGCGATGCCGAAAAGGCTGCCTATCTTGATCTCATTGAGCGCGCTGCCGATGGCGTCATCGACGTGAACGATGAAGGCAAGGAACAGGCCGGTCACAGCTACTGGAAAGGCTTTGCACCGCGTACAGCGCAGGGGCTCACCTTTGAGACGCTGAGCAAAGGCGAATAA
- a CDS encoding MATE family efflux transporter — MTYREHARAVAVLGLPLIGGHVAQFAISMTDTIMLGWYGAEELAAVTLASSYFFVFFMLGAGFAFAVMPLVAAAAGAREERQIRRSTRMGLWLSLAYGVIALPALWYSEPILLMLGQKPGVALDASVYLRLAGWGLFPALLVMVLKSYLAALERTQVVLWVTVLAAVINAVVNYALIFGNFGAPEMGIKGAALASILTQSISLVAVLIYALRALAQHELLRNFHRPDWEMLREVFRLGLPIGLTNLSEISLFTASAMMMGWLGTATLAAHGIAITLSGLTFMVHLGLSNAATIRAGNAFGRNDRTHLESGAKVVIALSLIMAVLTIVLFLAAPGPLISLFLAPDDPDKPQILIIGAALLAAAALFQLMDGMQVVALGLLRGVQDTGVPMVIAALSYWAVGIPASYLFGFTFGWGGAGVWYGLALGLSCAGFFLLMRFWRRSVRKLTPAAS, encoded by the coding sequence ATGACATATCGTGAGCACGCTCGAGCCGTCGCTGTGCTGGGGCTACCACTTATCGGGGGGCATGTGGCCCAGTTTGCGATCAGCATGACAGACACCATCATGCTGGGCTGGTACGGTGCGGAAGAGCTTGCAGCGGTCACGCTGGCAAGTTCTTATTTCTTTGTGTTCTTTATGCTGGGTGCCGGGTTTGCCTTTGCGGTCATGCCATTGGTGGCAGCAGCGGCCGGTGCGCGCGAAGAGCGCCAGATTCGCCGTTCGACTCGCATGGGGCTGTGGCTATCGCTGGCCTACGGTGTGATTGCGCTACCTGCCTTGTGGTATTCAGAGCCGATACTGTTGATGCTGGGACAGAAACCGGGCGTGGCATTGGATGCCTCGGTCTATTTGCGTCTTGCGGGGTGGGGATTGTTTCCGGCCCTTCTGGTTATGGTCCTCAAGTCGTACCTTGCCGCGCTGGAGCGCACGCAGGTTGTGCTGTGGGTCACGGTTCTGGCCGCAGTCATAAACGCGGTGGTCAATTATGCACTTATCTTTGGCAATTTCGGTGCGCCCGAGATGGGGATCAAAGGGGCGGCGCTGGCCTCGATCCTGACCCAGAGCATTTCGCTGGTTGCGGTGCTGATATACGCGCTGCGGGCGCTTGCCCAGCATGAGCTGTTGCGCAATTTCCATCGCCCCGATTGGGAGATGCTGCGGGAGGTGTTCCGCCTTGGTCTGCCAATTGGTCTGACCAATCTCAGCGAGATCAGCCTGTTCACCGCCTCGGCGATGATGATGGGGTGGCTGGGCACGGCGACGCTGGCGGCCCACGGTATTGCCATTACACTGTCGGGGCTGACCTTTATGGTGCATTTGGGCCTGTCCAATGCGGCGACGATCCGGGCGGGCAATGCTTTCGGTCGCAATGACAGAACGCATCTGGAAAGCGGAGCCAAGGTTGTCATTGCGCTTTCACTGATCATGGCAGTTCTCACGATCGTGCTGTTCCTTGCAGCGCCGGGTCCGCTGATTTCCCTGTTCCTAGCGCCGGATGACCCTGACAAGCCACAAATTCTGATCATCGGCGCCGCGCTTTTGGCGGCGGCGGCCCTGTTTCAGCTGATGGACGGGATGCAGGTCGTGGCGCTGGGCCTGTTGCGCGGCGTTCAGGATACAGGCGTGCCAATGGTCATTGCAGCCCTCAGCTATTGGGCGGTGGGGATCCCAGCGTCCTACCTGTTTGGTTTTACATTTGGCTGGGGAGGCGCGGGAGTCTGGTACGGGCTTGCCTTGGGGCTGAGCTGTGCTGGTTTCTTTTTGCTGATGAGGTTTTGGCGGAGATCTGTTCGCAAATTGACGCCTGCCGCCTCATAA
- a CDS encoding pyridoxal phosphate-dependent aminotransferase produces the protein MSFLSATLSRVKPSPSIAISTLAAELKAQGRDVIGLSAGEPDFDTPQNIKDAAVAAIAAGKTKYTAPDGITELKEAICAKMKRDHGLTYTPKQVSVGTGGKQTLYNALMATLNPGDEVIIPAPYWVSYPDMVLLAGGTPAAVEATLENNFKLTPEQLEAAITPKTKWFIFNSPSNPSGAGYSRAELKALTDVLMRHSHVWVMTDDMYEHLVFDGFEFCTPAEVEPGLYGRTLTCNGVSKAYAMTGWRIGYAAGPEQLIAAMRKVQSQSTSNPCSISQWAAVEALNGTQDFIAENNVAFKRRRDLVVAALNDIDGITCPTPEGAFYVYPSIAGLIGKTTPKGTVISDDEAFATALLEEQDVAVVFGAAFGLSPNFRISYATSDEALTEACHRIKSFCDSLT, from the coding sequence ATGTCTTTCCTGTCAGCAACGCTTTCTCGTGTAAAACCGTCACCCTCGATCGCAATTAGCACGCTAGCGGCAGAGCTGAAGGCGCAGGGCCGCGACGTGATCGGTCTGAGTGCCGGGGAGCCGGATTTCGACACCCCTCAGAACATCAAGGACGCCGCCGTCGCGGCCATCGCAGCAGGCAAGACAAAATACACAGCTCCTGACGGGATCACCGAGTTGAAAGAAGCTATCTGCGCCAAGATGAAGCGCGATCACGGGCTGACCTATACCCCCAAGCAGGTCTCGGTCGGCACCGGTGGCAAGCAGACGCTTTACAACGCACTGATGGCAACCCTCAACCCCGGCGACGAGGTCATCATCCCCGCGCCCTATTGGGTCAGCTACCCGGACATGGTTCTTCTGGCGGGTGGCACCCCGGCTGCAGTCGAAGCTACACTTGAGAACAACTTCAAACTGACGCCGGAGCAGCTTGAAGCCGCAATTACGCCCAAGACGAAGTGGTTCATCTTCAACTCTCCCTCGAACCCGAGCGGCGCCGGATACAGCCGTGCCGAACTCAAAGCGTTGACCGATGTGCTTATGCGTCATTCCCATGTCTGGGTGATGACCGATGATATGTACGAACATCTGGTCTTTGACGGTTTCGAATTCTGCACCCCTGCCGAGGTTGAACCCGGCCTATATGGGCGCACGCTCACCTGTAATGGTGTCTCCAAAGCCTATGCCATGACCGGCTGGCGTATCGGGTACGCCGCAGGCCCGGAGCAGCTCATTGCCGCCATGCGCAAGGTGCAGTCGCAGTCCACCTCCAACCCCTGCTCGATCAGCCAGTGGGCGGCGGTTGAGGCGCTGAACGGCACGCAGGATTTCATTGCCGAAAACAACGTGGCCTTCAAACGGCGCCGCGATCTGGTGGTTGCTGCCCTGAATGATATCGACGGGATCACCTGCCCCACACCCGAAGGCGCCTTTTACGTCTATCCGTCCATCGCGGGGCTGATCGGCAAGACCACGCCCAAGGGCACCGTCATCAGCGATGACGAAGCCTTTGCCACAGCGCTGCTGGAAGAGCAGGATGTCGCGGTGGTCTTTGGCGCCGCCTTTGGCCTGTCGCCGAATTTCCGCATCAGCTACGCCACCTCGGACGAAGCCTTGACCGAAGCATGCCACCGGATCAAGAGCTTCTGCGACAGCCTGACCTGA
- a CDS encoding helix-turn-helix domain-containing protein: MADETTDWFGPEAATFGDRVAAAREAAGMNQSQLARRLGVKKSTLMGWEQDLSEPRANKLSMMAGLLNVSMSWLLTGEGDGMPEPGDLELETGDFSSVLSELRDLRADLRASSERAARLEKKLRTLLQNAAQ, encoded by the coding sequence ATGGCCGATGAAACAACAGACTGGTTTGGTCCGGAAGCCGCCACATTTGGCGACAGGGTCGCTGCCGCGCGGGAGGCTGCGGGTATGAACCAAAGCCAGCTGGCACGGCGTCTTGGCGTGAAGAAAAGCACGCTCATGGGCTGGGAACAGGACCTCTCGGAGCCGAGGGCGAACAAGCTGTCGATGATGGCGGGCTTGCTCAACGTCTCGATGAGCTGGCTTCTGACCGGTGAGGGCGACGGCATGCCCGAACCGGGCGATCTGGAATTGGAAACGGGTGATTTTTCTTCTGTGCTGAGCGAGTTGCGCGACCTGCGCGCTGACTTGCGTGCCAGCTCCGAGCGGGCCGCGCGGCTTGAGAAAAAGCTCCGCACGCTGTTGCAAAACGCTGCTCAATAA
- a CDS encoding succinate dehydrogenase assembly factor 2, translating into MNERTNSLETRENRLKRLRMRSMRRGIKEMDILLSAFADANLDSMDEARIDLYDRLLHENDQDLYQWVTGQVAAPDPFAELIHDIAQTYQ; encoded by the coding sequence ATGAACGAACGCACGAACAGCCTCGAAACCCGTGAAAACCGTCTAAAACGGCTTCGGATGCGATCCATGCGGCGGGGTATCAAAGAGATGGACATTCTGCTCTCTGCTTTTGCGGACGCCAACCTGGACAGCATGGACGAGGCCAGGATCGATCTGTATGACCGCCTGCTTCACGAGAATGATCAGGACTTATATCAATGGGTTACGGGGCAAGTTGCTGCGCCGGATCCGTTCGCGGAGCTTATACACGACATCGCACAAACCTACCAATAA
- a CDS encoding MarR family winged helix-turn-helix transcriptional regulator: protein MSMEMPIGQQDRKGFMTGYLEALALVERLHRLLLDVIKDEFERVGVLEINAVQALLLFNIGDNEVTAGELKTRGYYQGSNVSYNLKKLVDMGYMHHQRCEIDRRSVRVRLTPRGREIRDIVAGLFSRHAEGLEGKGVISGQGIEDITTALKRVERYWSDQIRYIY, encoded by the coding sequence ATGAGTATGGAAATGCCTATTGGCCAGCAGGACCGTAAAGGGTTCATGACTGGCTACCTTGAAGCCCTGGCTTTGGTGGAGCGTCTGCATCGCCTGTTGCTGGATGTTATCAAGGATGAATTCGAACGCGTTGGCGTTCTGGAAATCAATGCCGTGCAGGCACTGCTTCTGTTTAACATCGGCGACAACGAAGTCACCGCTGGGGAACTGAAAACGCGTGGTTACTACCAGGGCAGCAATGTAAGCTACAACCTGAAAAAGCTGGTCGACATGGGTTACATGCACCACCAGCGCTGCGAGATCGACCGCCGGTCGGTTCGCGTACGCCTGACACCGCGAGGCCGGGAAATCCGGGATATCGTGGCCGGGCTGTTCTCTCGTCATGCCGAAGGCCTTGAAGGCAAGGGCGTGATCAGTGGACAGGGGATCGAAGACATCACCACTGCGCTGAAACGCGTGGAACGGTACTGGTCTGACCAGATCCGCTATATCTACTGA
- a CDS encoding VOC family protein has product MPLTYLHTMVRVKDLEKSMAFYKLLGLEETRRYDSEEGRFSLIFMAPPGQPEAPIELTYNWDGDEGLPSDSRHFGHLAYGVDNIYEVCQHLMDNGITINRPPRDGRMAFIRSPDNISVELLQNGDALAPAEPWASMESTGHW; this is encoded by the coding sequence ATGCCCCTTACCTATTTGCACACCATGGTCCGCGTGAAAGATCTGGAGAAATCCATGGCCTTCTACAAGCTGCTGGGCCTTGAAGAGACCCGTCGCTATGACAGTGAAGAGGGGCGGTTTTCGCTTATCTTCATGGCGCCGCCGGGCCAACCGGAAGCTCCGATCGAACTGACATATAACTGGGACGGCGACGAGGGTCTGCCCAGCGACAGCCGACACTTTGGCCACCTCGCCTATGGCGTCGACAACATCTATGAGGTGTGTCAGCACCTGATGGACAACGGCATCACCATCAACCGTCCGCCGCGCGACGGCCGCATGGCTTTCATCCGCTCCCCCGACAACATCTCGGTCGAACTGCTGCAAAACGGTGATGCGCTCGCGCCCGCCGAGCCCTGGGCCAGCATGGAAAGCACCGGTCACTGGTGA
- a CDS encoding tetratricopeptide repeat protein → MLCALLPCLGTGTASATSDEKAVLTPSQMRTAAADLLRLRNPQQAMALADALIARDPHDRSALLIRSRAARDLGNYTLARKAAKRAWSLSETDEEKYAAALITAQALSSGGQRTLAQFWLRRAVEHAPDERLERRAVRDFRYLRATSPWLHRFSFSVSPESNINNGSSERSSFLNYRMSELLLGQPVEYQLGGTQQALSGIEYELGIRSRYRFHQTETRAHDLAFSLTSRTYTLSSDAKAQAPGAEGNDFAFTSYQVGYGLKGINLDRHGEFRVAVDLGQSWYGGEEYARFLRLSAGQSYKLERGRRINARLSHEIQDGVATSDQNTSRGDLSYSFKLASGATLWTNLSLAGATSNRASDEFQEIGLRTQLTLGKPVFGAVARFGLWGRVRDYDVSPHSPDGRHDDYYQADISLTFKKIDYYGFNPTLSMTAAKVDSNIGLFESNRFGVNFGIQSAF, encoded by the coding sequence ATGCTTTGCGCGCTGCTCCCTTGCCTTGGTACGGGCACGGCCAGTGCCACCTCCGACGAGAAGGCCGTGCTGACGCCATCACAAATGCGCACGGCCGCCGCAGATCTGCTGCGCCTGCGAAATCCCCAACAGGCAATGGCGCTGGCGGATGCTCTGATCGCACGAGATCCGCACGACCGTTCTGCCCTGTTGATCAGATCACGCGCCGCGCGCGACCTTGGCAACTACACGCTGGCGCGCAAGGCGGCGAAACGCGCTTGGTCCCTTTCGGAAACGGATGAAGAGAAATACGCAGCCGCCCTCATCACGGCTCAGGCGCTTTCCTCGGGCGGTCAGCGTACCCTGGCCCAGTTCTGGCTGCGCCGCGCGGTCGAACATGCGCCGGACGAGCGGCTTGAGCGCCGCGCTGTACGGGATTTTCGCTATCTCAGAGCAACCAGCCCCTGGCTTCACCGGTTTTCGTTTTCCGTGTCACCGGAATCCAATATCAACAACGGATCCTCGGAGCGTTCTTCATTTCTGAACTACCGAATGTCGGAACTTCTGCTCGGCCAACCTGTCGAATATCAACTGGGCGGTACACAACAAGCCCTGTCCGGGATCGAGTACGAATTGGGCATCCGATCCAGATATCGCTTTCACCAAACGGAAACGCGCGCTCATGATCTGGCCTTCTCGCTGACTTCGCGCACCTACACGCTGTCATCTGATGCCAAAGCACAGGCGCCTGGCGCAGAAGGAAACGATTTCGCCTTTACCTCCTACCAGGTCGGCTATGGGCTCAAAGGGATCAACCTGGACCGGCATGGTGAATTCCGCGTTGCAGTGGATCTTGGGCAAAGCTGGTATGGCGGCGAAGAATATGCTCGGTTCCTGCGTCTGTCTGCCGGGCAAAGCTACAAACTGGAACGTGGCCGACGAATAAACGCGCGCCTGTCACACGAAATTCAGGATGGCGTGGCAACCAGCGACCAGAACACATCACGCGGGGATCTTTCCTACAGCTTCAAGCTGGCGTCGGGCGCAACGCTCTGGACCAACCTGTCGCTGGCCGGAGCTACTTCGAACAGAGCCTCGGATGAATTCCAGGAAATCGGCCTTCGAACCCAGCTGACCCTCGGAAAGCCGGTTTTCGGTGCTGTTGCACGCTTTGGTCTTTGGGGACGGGTGAGGGACTACGATGTCTCCCCACACAGCCCCGACGGCCGACACGATGATTACTATCAAGCGGACATCTCTCTGACCTTCAAGAAGATCGACTACTACGGCTTCAATCCGACGCTCAGCATGACGGCGGCAAAAGTCGACAGTAATATCGGCCTGTTCGAATCCAATCGTTTCGGTGTGAACTTCGGTATTCAGTCCGCTTTTTGA